A region of the Ignavibacteria bacterium genome:
TCGGCTGCGTAACATAACAGTGTTTTGCAGCCGTTGCAAAGTGCCTGTAGTTATCTACGGCAACTATATAGGATAACTGTATTAATGATACCATAACGCTTATAAATTATTTTGAAAATTGTTGAAAATTCAGCCTTTTATTTTAACTTAAAGTAATTATGCCCCTTAAAGGCAAAAATCAGTTTAAACTTAAATTATAGATAAAATCTATACAAATATAAAAATAATCAATTTGATTTATCAAGTACAGGGCAATATATTAGTACCACAACAAAGAAATTTATATAAACGTTATTAAAAATTAATTTGTCATTAAAACCCAAATGGAGGAAAAAATGTTAACTGTTGGTCAAAAATTCCCGGAATTCAAAAAGAAAAGTGTAGTCTCAATCGAAAACGGTAAAGAGTTTCAGGAAGTCACTTCCGAAGACCATAAAAAACAGAACCAGTGGATGGTAATGTTCTGGTATCCGAAAGATTTTACATTTGTATGCCCGACTGAAATTGCAGAGTTTAATAAAAATTATGAGGAGTTCCGTGATAGGGATGCCTTGCTTGTTGGCGCCTCAACTGATTCTGAGTATGTACACCTCGCCTGGAGAAAACACCACGACGACTTAAGCGATCTTAAGTTCCCGCTCCTGGCAGATACGTCCAAGTCGCTTGCCGAGGAACTGGGGATTCTTGAGGCAAACGAAAAAATCGCCTACAGGGCAACTTTCATAGTCGATCCCGAGGGAATCATAAGGTTTGTATCGGTCAACGACCTGAGCGTCGGACGTAATGTTAAGGAAGTCTTGAGAGTTCTTGACGCCCTTCAGACTGACGAGCTCTGCCCGTGCAACTGGCAGAAGGGGCAGGAAACCCTTAAAGGATAATTAAGGCCATGGAAAAAGAGAATAAGGGGCGGCGTTTGAGGGGCTGCCCCTGACTTCTTGAAGTAATTTAATTCTTTTACACACGCATTACCAATAAACAATAAGAATAAAAATGTCATTACAGGAAACAAAAACAGATCTTCTTAAGGATTTAAGAATTGATGAAGGCCGGAAGTTTACTTCACTTGAGGCCATGGTAGCCGGGGATACGCGCTATCTGAGGGATTTGAGAATTAACCTGAAAAATACGCTTAATTCAGAGAATATTTCGCTTAAAGAGGCATACCTTTTAGCCCTGGCTGTTGCCTCAAATGAAAGAAATGAGATCCTCACGTGCTCATTTACAGATTACGCAAAGAATGAAGGGGCAACGGACGCTGAAATTGCAGAAATCCACGCATGCGCTTCAATGCTTTCTGTAAACAACGTCCTCTACAGGTTCAGGCACTTTGCAAAGCATGAAACTTATAACAACATGCCGGCAGGCATTAAGATGAACGTTATGATGAACCCCGTGCTGGGTAAGGAATTCTTTGAACTTGTAAGCCTGGCCGTTTCAGCCGTTAACGGCTGCGAGAGCTGCGTCAGTTCACACGAGGCCTCAGTAAGAAACCTCGGCACCTCGCAGGCAAGGGTATTTGACGCCATAAGACTGGCTTCAGTTGTAAGAGGGCTTTCAGTAGTAGTTCACTAAGGCAGATAGTTTGTCAAAATTTTTTTTCTATAACCTCTGATTAAATACCGCTGTCTTTTTTGAAAAATAAAGGCGGCGGTTTTTTATTCCTCAGCGCTTAGAGCTTCTAAGGCCCCTTTAAGAAATTCATCCGCCTTCAGGAAAATATCCTTGTGAGAAGCATCCTTAATTATGACCTGATGAAAAAAAGGCATATTCTTCAGATACTTTGCCGGAATGTTGCGCTCCCATACGCTGTCACGCTCACCGATTACCTGTATAACGGGCACCTCAATTTTTATATCTAAGGGTAGACTCATATTCTCTTTATGAAAAACAGATTCAGCCTGCAGAAACATAGAGGAGATGCGGCTTCTCTTTATTTTCTTTAATATGTCAATCTGCGCCCCTATATAGCCTGATATAGAAGTAATATCATAGACAAAGTCGAGATCTGGATAACCTTTAGTGCCTGCCCGCCCTGTAAAAAGCCTGATTATAAGTTTAATAGTTGGCACAATAAGCCCCAGACTGTAGGGCATTTCAAGTATTCCTTTTGTAAGCGTAAGCATAGGGGAGGAGCCCAGGAGAATTACTTTCTCAATTCTTTTGCCGATGGATGCAAGAATTAGTGCAATCGGGCCCCCGTATGAAGAAGCTATAACGGTTAAAGGCTCACTTATCTTCATTTCATCTAGTAGGATTTTCATGTCGCAGGCCAGTTCGCCTGTGGAAGTAAGTCCGGTATAAGGGGAGCTCCCACCGCATCCCCGCCTGTCGGGCATAATTATCTCGTCAAAAACCCCTTTGCTCAAAAGCCACATCGAAGGGCGTCTTACTATAGTGTGATTACCCGTAACGCCCCCGCCATGTAGGAAAAGTGCACGGCGCTTACCGGTGCCCTGTGTGCATAAGATTTCCGTGTGCAGCTTTACGCTGCCTGAAATCGTGTAATCAGCGCTCCTGGACGTAATATTATCATCCTGAATCCTTGAAAGCATTCTTAA
Encoded here:
- a CDS encoding alkylhydroperoxidase; the protein is MSLQETKTDLLKDLRIDEGRKFTSLEAMVAGDTRYLRDLRINLKNTLNSENISLKEAYLLALAVASNERNEILTCSFTDYAKNEGATDAEIAEIHACASMLSVNNVLYRFRHFAKHETYNNMPAGIKMNVMMNPVLGKEFFELVSLAVSAVNGCESCVSSHEASVRNLGTSQARVFDAIRLASVVRGLSVVVH
- a CDS encoding alpha/beta hydrolase — translated: MLSRIQDDNITSRSADYTISGSVKLHTEILCTQGTGKRRALFLHGGGVTGNHTIVRRPSMWLLSKGVFDEIIMPDRRGCGGSSPYTGLTSTGELACDMKILLDEMKISEPLTVIASSYGGPIALILASIGKRIEKVILLGSSPMLTLTKGILEMPYSLGLIVPTIKLIIRLFTGRAGTKGYPDLDFVYDITSISGYIGAQIDILKKIKRSRISSMFLQAESVFHKENMSLPLDIKIEVPVIQVIGERDSVWERNIPAKYLKNMPFFHQVIIKDASHKDIFLKADEFLKGALEALSAEE
- a CDS encoding peroxiredoxin; this encodes MEEKMLTVGQKFPEFKKKSVVSIENGKEFQEVTSEDHKKQNQWMVMFWYPKDFTFVCPTEIAEFNKNYEEFRDRDALLVGASTDSEYVHLAWRKHHDDLSDLKFPLLADTSKSLAEELGILEANEKIAYRATFIVDPEGIIRFVSVNDLSVGRNVKEVLRVLDALQTDELCPCNWQKGQETLKG